The Moorena producens PAL-8-15-08-1 genomic interval CTCTCTCAATTTAGACGTTGAAACCGACAACCTAAAAATTACTACATAATAGGAAATCTATAAAAATTAACCTAATAGAAAATTTTAGCTAATTGTCTACTAATCATAATACTTATAACTAAGTATAAATTATAAATAAAACTATAGATGAAATTAAACTATCAAATTCAACGGCTCTGAAAACTCTACTATTGGTAATGCTATTGGTATTGGCCTGTGTCTTGGATAACAATCAGAACTACCAATCTTCGCTGGGAAGCCGAGCTGATGCAGCAGGTGCTAGCCGCTCATGATATTCCAAGTCGCATTATTGATATTGGGATCATGTCTTATTTAGGTGCAGGTAGCCCTGCGGCTTTACAAGTTCGCTCACCAGATCAATGGACAGCCTTACTGTTGTTGAGTTCCCCAGAAGAAGAGCAGGCAGGACAATCAGATAAATCAGATTATAGCTAAAAAAATTTAGATAATACGTTAACAGGATTAATAATTTTTATGTCTCTATTCGATTGGTTTGCCAATAGACGAAAAATTGAACCAACCCCTAAACAACCTCAAGAACGGGAGATTGCTGATGGGCTATGGAAAAAGTGTGAAGCTTGCGGAGTGCTCTCCTACGCCAGAGACCTGCAAGCTAATCAAATGGTTTGCACTGAATGTGAGCATCATATGCGAGTCCCTAGTGATGAGCGGATCCGCCAGCTGATTGACCCCCAAACCTGGATCTCACTGGATGAACACCTACATCCGACGGATCCCCTGAAGTTTTGCGATCGCAAATCCTATAGTGATCGTTTGCGAGACAGCCAAGAAAAAACTAAGCTCACAGATGCCGTACAAACTGGCACCGGTAAGCTAGAGAATTTGCCCATTGCTTTGGGAGTAATGGATTTCCGGTTCATGGGCGGTAGTATGGGTTCGGTAGTTGGGGAAAAACTGACTCGTTTGATAGAACAAGGAACTAAGCAACAGGTACCCGTTATAATCGTTTGTGCATCTGGTGGAGCCAGAATGCAGGAAGGGATGTTAAGCCTGATGCAAATGGCCAAAATCTCTGGTGCCTTGGAACGCCATCGTCAAGCCAGACTACTCTACATTCCAGTGCTGACTCATCCTACCACTGGTGGGGTGACCGCCAGTTTTGCCATGTTAGGGGATATTATTATAGCGGAACCGAAGGCATTAATTGGATTTGCTGGACGACGAGTGATTGAGCAGACCCTAAGAGAAAAGCTACCTGATAATTTCCAGACCTCTGAATATTTGCTAGAGCATGGCTTTGTTGATGCCATTGTATCTCGCACCCAGTTGAAAAAAACCCTAGCCCAGCTGATTCGCCTCCATCAACCCCAGGCTACTATACCGGTAGCGGTTTCCCTGCCAAAAGCAGTAGGGACTTCTGAGCTGGGAGTAGGGAGTAGGGAGTAGGGAGTAGGGAGTAGGGAGTAGGGAATCGGGAATCGGGAGTGTGGGGAGATGGGGAGATGGGGAGATGGGGAGATGGGCAGTCAGATGGTTTGATAATATTCCCTCTTGCCTCTTGCCTCTTGCCTCTTGCCTCTTGCCTCTTGCCTCTTGCCTTCCCCTCCTGGGAGGGGTTAGGGGTGGGTCTAGCATGCCTCTTGCCTCTTGCCCCCACAACTCCCACACTCCCCCTGTTCCTTAGTTATTATCGAGTTTAGTTATTATGGGCTTTGCAGACCTGTCAATTGTGGAAATTGCCGCCGAGTATGACCTTCGGGTAGAAGAGGTATTCGATCTATGCCAGCAGTTGGGTATTGCTTACAAAAATCAAGACACCCATCTGCCTCTAGAAGATGCGAAGGCTGTTATATTAAAGATTTTGTCTCAAACAAAGGGTAATGGCTAATTGGTAATCCGTAATACCTGAGTTAGATAGCCGTGATTGGTTGACTCGGATCCCCCTCAGCGAGAGAATGTGCAGGGAATCAGTTAATGCTGTGCACCAAAAACTAATCCCATATGAGCCACATTTTTATTAGAGGAGAATCAACAATGAAGCGATTTATCTTGCTGATCACGGCAACCCTATTCTTTGCCTTTCAAATTGCAGTGGGCAGTTCAGCAGCCCTCGATCTGCCTGAAAAGGACCGCACCGTACCTTTAAATGAAGCAGGTGACATGGTGGTTCTGAGTAACGAAGAGGTCACTGATGGCTTACGCTTGTTTAACTCTAAATGTTCTCAATGTCACAAAGGAGGTTACAGTAAAACTGACCCTAACGTTACTCTTGGTGCTGAAGACTTAAAGTACGCAACACCACCCCGTGATAACCTGGAGGCTTTAGTAGACTACCTGAAGCATCCTACCACCTACGACGGGGAATTTGATATTTCTGTATTTCATCCAAGCACTGATAGTGCTGATATTTTTCGGTATATGAGGAATATCACCAAAGATCAACTCGTTGATA includes:
- the accD gene encoding acetyl-CoA carboxylase, carboxyltransferase subunit beta — its product is MSLFDWFANRRKIEPTPKQPQEREIADGLWKKCEACGVLSYARDLQANQMVCTECEHHMRVPSDERIRQLIDPQTWISLDEHLHPTDPLKFCDRKSYSDRLRDSQEKTKLTDAVQTGTGKLENLPIALGVMDFRFMGGSMGSVVGEKLTRLIEQGTKQQVPVIIVCASGGARMQEGMLSLMQMAKISGALERHRQARLLYIPVLTHPTTGGVTASFAMLGDIIIAEPKALIGFAGRRVIEQTLREKLPDNFQTSEYLLEHGFVDAIVSRTQLKKTLAQLIRLHQPQATIPVAVSLPKAVGTSELGVGSRE
- a CDS encoding translation initiation factor IF-2, which gives rise to MGFADLSIVEIAAEYDLRVEEVFDLCQQLGIAYKNQDTHLPLEDAKAVILKILSQTKGNG
- the psbV gene encoding photosystem II cytochrome c-550; protein product: MKRFILLITATLFFAFQIAVGSSAALDLPEKDRTVPLNEAGDMVVLSNEEVTDGLRLFNSKCSQCHKGGYSKTDPNVTLGAEDLKYATPPRDNLEALVDYLKHPTTYDGEFDISVFHPSTDSADIFRYMRNITKDQLVDIAGYILYEVNTKSETWGCGKVCN